In the Pseudomonas sp. ADAK2 genome, one interval contains:
- the dtd gene encoding D-aminoacyl-tRNA deacylase, with product MKGLLQRVRGARVEVAGEVVGAVDQGLLVLVAVEPEDTRASADKLLHKMLNYRVFSDAEGKMNLSLADVGGGLLLVSQFTLAADTKSGLRPSFSTAAPPALGEELFDYLLGKAKEVHGTVASGRFGADMQVHLVNDGPVTFLLQT from the coding sequence ATGAAGGGTCTGTTGCAGCGCGTGCGAGGCGCGCGCGTCGAGGTAGCGGGGGAGGTGGTGGGTGCAGTCGACCAGGGATTGCTGGTGCTGGTGGCCGTTGAGCCCGAGGACACTCGGGCCAGTGCCGACAAACTTCTGCATAAGATGCTTAACTATCGTGTATTCAGTGACGCCGAGGGCAAGATGAATCTGTCCCTGGCGGATGTCGGCGGAGGGTTGCTGCTGGTCTCGCAGTTCACCCTGGCGGCCGACACCAAGAGTGGGCTGCGCCCGAGTTTTTCGACCGCGGCGCCTCCGGCCCTGGGTGAAGAACTTTTCGACTATCTATTAGGCAAAGCGAAAGAGGTGCATGGCACTGTGGCATCAGGTAGATTCGGCGCGGATATGCAGGTGCATCTGGTCAATGATGGCCCGGTCACCTTCCTGTTACAGACCTGA
- the pip gene encoding prolyl aminopeptidase produces the protein MQTLFPQIKPYARHDLAVDKPHTLYVDESGSPEGLPVVFIHGGPGAGCDAQSRRYFDPNLYRIVTFDQRGCGRSTPHANLENNTTWDLVADLERIRKHLNIEKWVLFGGSWGSTLALAYAQTHPERVHGLILRGIFLCRPQEIEWFYQAGASRLFPDYWQDYIAPIPLDERGDLLTAFHKRLTGNDQIAQMHAAKAWSTWEGRTATLRPNPLVVDRFSEPQRALSIARIECHYFTNNAFLEPNQLIRDMGKIAHLPGVIVHGRYDVICPLDNAWELHQAWPNSELQVIRDAGHAASEPGITDALVRAAGQMARRLLDLPPEEA, from the coding sequence ATGCAGACTTTGTTCCCGCAGATCAAACCCTACGCCCGGCACGATCTGGCCGTCGATAAACCCCACACGCTGTACGTCGACGAAAGCGGTTCACCGGAAGGTTTGCCGGTGGTGTTCATCCATGGCGGCCCCGGCGCCGGGTGTGATGCCCAAAGCCGTCGGTATTTCGATCCGAACCTGTATCGCATTGTCACCTTCGACCAGCGCGGCTGCGGTCGCTCCACGCCCCACGCCAACCTTGAAAACAACACCACCTGGGATCTGGTTGCCGACCTGGAACGGATCCGCAAACACCTGAATATCGAAAAATGGGTGTTGTTCGGCGGTTCCTGGGGCTCGACCCTGGCGCTGGCCTACGCGCAAACCCACCCGGAGCGTGTGCACGGCCTGATCCTGCGCGGGATTTTTCTCTGCCGTCCGCAGGAAATCGAGTGGTTCTACCAGGCCGGCGCCAGTCGCCTGTTTCCCGACTACTGGCAGGATTACATCGCGCCGATCCCTTTGGACGAGCGCGGCGACCTGCTCACCGCTTTCCACAAGCGCCTGACCGGCAACGATCAGATCGCCCAGATGCACGCGGCCAAGGCCTGGTCCACCTGGGAAGGTCGGACCGCGACCCTGCGGCCGAACCCGCTGGTGGTCGATCGTTTCTCCGAGCCGCAACGCGCACTGTCGATTGCCCGCATCGAATGCCATTACTTCACCAACAACGCCTTCCTTGAGCCGAACCAGTTGATCCGCGACATGGGCAAGATCGCCCATTTGCCCGGTGTGATCGTCCATGGCCGTTACGACGTGATCTGTCCGTTGGACAACGCCTGGGAATTGCATCAAGCCTGGCCGAACAGCGAACTGCAGGTGATCCGCGACGCCGGCCACGCCGCGTCCGAACCGGGCATCACCGATGCCCTGGTACGTGCCGCTGGTCAGATGGCCCGGCGCTTGCTTGATCTGCCGCCTGAAGAAGCATGA
- a CDS encoding alpha/beta hydrolase → MAPYLLSAQMSVFVEKTLGFNSTDSSLTGLRQTYSEMCRAFTPTRPAGLEVTDFTLAGVAVRSYRPPVTPPASGWPCILYLHGGGWVVGDLDSHDFICAELAAALGAMVVAVDYRLAPEHPFPAGFDDCLKVWRALRSGPFWFDPERMVVAGDSAGGNLAAALCLALRDTGEPLPTAQVLIYPGLGGDHHLPSRSECADAPLLSSSDVDCYHALYLRGSAQPSAYAMPLLADDFSGLPPAWIAVAQFDPLRDDGVHYAKRLNAAGVNATLYYGEGLVHGCLRGRGQVAEVDRLYETLVGFLADRL, encoded by the coding sequence ATGGCTCCTTACCTCCTTTCCGCCCAGATGTCGGTCTTCGTCGAGAAAACCCTCGGCTTCAACAGCACCGACAGCAGCCTCACCGGGTTGCGCCAGACCTACAGCGAGATGTGCCGGGCGTTTACCCCAACCCGTCCTGCCGGGCTTGAAGTCACCGACTTCACGTTGGCAGGCGTGGCGGTGCGTTCCTATCGACCGCCAGTGACACCACCGGCCAGCGGCTGGCCATGCATTTTGTATTTGCATGGCGGCGGCTGGGTGGTGGGGGACCTGGATTCCCATGATTTCATCTGCGCCGAACTGGCGGCGGCGCTGGGGGCGATGGTGGTTGCGGTGGATTATCGGTTGGCGCCCGAGCACCCGTTCCCGGCCGGGTTCGACGATTGCCTGAAGGTCTGGCGGGCGTTACGGTCAGGGCCGTTCTGGTTCGACCCGGAGCGAATGGTCGTCGCCGGAGACAGCGCCGGCGGCAATCTCGCCGCCGCGTTATGCCTGGCATTACGCGATACGGGTGAACCGCTTCCCACCGCCCAGGTGCTGATTTATCCGGGGCTGGGCGGCGATCACCATTTGCCGTCTCGCAGCGAGTGCGCCGACGCGCCGCTGCTCAGCAGCAGCGACGTAGATTGCTATCACGCCCTGTACTTGCGTGGCAGTGCACAACCGAGCGCCTATGCCATGCCCTTGCTCGCCGACGATTTCAGCGGTTTGCCGCCGGCGTGGATCGCCGTGGCGCAATTCGACCCGCTGCGCGACGACGGTGTGCACTATGCCAAGCGGCTCAACGCCGCGGGCGTCAACGCGACGCTTTACTACGGCGAAGGGCTGGTGCACGGCTGTCTGCGGGGGCGCGGACAGGTCGCCGAGGTCGACCGACTGTATGAAACGCTGGTCGGGTTTCTGGCTGACAGGCTCTGA
- a CDS encoding choline ABC transporter substrate-binding protein: protein MKRLFTRCLSILCGTALLSTSVLASDDASCKAVRMGVVNWTDVIATSGMADVLLNGLGYESKQTSAVQQIIFAGIRDKRLDIFLGYWKPAMDKNIAPFVAANQVKVMDKPSLADAQATLAVPEYVAAAGLKTFADIAKFKEQLGGKIYGIEPGSGANTTIKTMIETNHFGLKDFKLIESGEAGMLAAVQRAVNRKEFVVFVGWTPHPMNINMKIAYLTGSEDVYGPNEGAATVSTVTAPDYAERCPNVNRLLQNLTFTAAQESQLMVPIMERKTPQEVAKAWLREHPEDLQRWLAGVSSFDGKEGVAAVQASLKN, encoded by the coding sequence ATGAAAAGACTGTTCACCCGCTGTCTCTCAATCCTCTGCGGCACCGCTCTGTTGAGCACCAGCGTCCTGGCCAGTGACGATGCGTCCTGCAAAGCCGTGCGCATGGGGGTGGTCAACTGGACCGACGTGATCGCCACCAGCGGCATGGCCGATGTCTTGCTCAATGGCCTCGGCTACGAAAGCAAGCAAACCAGCGCCGTGCAGCAAATCATCTTCGCCGGCATCCGCGACAAGCGCCTCGATATCTTCCTCGGTTACTGGAAACCGGCGATGGACAAGAACATCGCACCGTTCGTGGCGGCCAACCAGGTCAAGGTCATGGACAAACCGAGCCTGGCCGACGCCCAGGCGACCCTCGCCGTACCTGAGTACGTGGCGGCGGCCGGGCTGAAAACCTTCGCCGACATCGCCAAATTCAAAGAACAGCTCGGCGGCAAGATCTACGGCATCGAGCCGGGCAGCGGCGCTAACACCACGATCAAGACCATGATCGAGACCAACCATTTTGGCCTGAAGGATTTCAAACTGATCGAGTCCGGCGAGGCCGGCATGCTCGCCGCTGTGCAGCGGGCGGTGAACCGCAAGGAGTTCGTGGTGTTCGTCGGCTGGACCCCGCACCCGATGAACATCAACATGAAAATCGCCTACCTGACCGGCAGTGAAGACGTCTACGGCCCGAACGAAGGCGCGGCGACGGTCTCCACCGTCACCGCGCCGGACTACGCCGAACGCTGCCCGAACGTGAATCGCCTGCTGCAAAACCTGACCTTCACTGCGGCCCAGGAAAGCCAGTTGATGGTGCCGATCATGGAGCGCAAGACGCCGCAGGAGGTTGCCAAGGCTTGGCTGCGCGAGCATCCGGAAGACCTTCAGCGTTGGCTGGCGGGAGTCAGCAGTTTTGATGGCAAGGAAGGGGTGGCGGCTGTGCAGGCCAGCCTGAAAAACTGA